A window from Cinclus cinclus chromosome 4, bCinCin1.1, whole genome shotgun sequence encodes these proteins:
- the BPIFC gene encoding BPI fold-containing family C protein has product MRKMLKICCSVLLLNLLSGQLSASPGLKVRITQKGLDYAKEVGLEILKQNMQKERFPDLTGHEKFGLGNVKYNISRIHVTAVELPSASISLLPGSGIKLVIGNASLTIDMNWSIRTWMFKDSGRGTVHISKVLVTAIFSTPLDNTGPTSISLTNCRTTSGDVDIKLNGKTGFLHNFFIKYLKKPIHRSLVTNSCPNIRAGIQLIDEDLRSPNAVMQIDDLAEVDYSLSSSPAVFQPFIDLDLKGVVFPAGNYTDSPYTAASITIPDQSDSMLYLAFSEYFFQTSSFAYYTAGAFNVTIAEETCSYFNINTEIFGSIIPEVAKYSVTPYPVMLKLMPTEIPIISLQQDSFMVQIQGSMEVLAILPDSTIQSLFTLNIVANTSISLNIFDQKLMGSLCLNRIQFSLAHSNVGSFEVLLLENILSYILQAEVIPSANAKLSKGFPLPSLANVTLTRPHITIEQGYVLISTDVHYKH; this is encoded by the exons ATGAGGAAGATGCTGAAGATTTGCTGTTCTGTCCTCCTCTTAAATTTGCTCAGTGGGCAACTGAGTGCCAGCCCTGGACTCAAAGTGAGGATCACCCAGAAGGGACTGGACTATG CCAAGGAGGTTGGGCTGGAAATCCTGAAGCAGAATATGCAGAAGGAGCGTTTCCCTGATTTGACTGGCCATGAGAAATTTGGGCTTGGTAATGTCAAATATAACATCTCAAG GATACACGTTACTGCTGTTGAATTACCCAGTGCTTCCATCTCCCTCTTACCAGGGTCTGGGATTAAACTGGTGATTGGAAATGCTTCTCTAACCATCGACATGAACTGGAGCATAAGGACCTGGATGTT CAAAGACAGTGGAAGAGGCACAGTGCACATTTCAAAGGTGCTTGTTACTGCAATCTTTTCAACACCCCTGGATAATACAGGCCCTACATCAATATCCCTCACCAACTGCCGGACAACTTCTGGTGATGTAGATATCAAGCTGAATGGGAAAACGGG CTTCCTGCATAACTTCTTTATCAAGTATCTGAAGAAACCCATTCACAGGAGCTTGGTCACAAAT TCATGTCCCAATATCAGAGCTGGGATCCAGTTGATAGATGAAGACCTCCGATCGCCGAATG CTGTAATGCAGATTGATGATTTGGCTGAAGTAGACTACTCCTTAAGTAGCTCACCAGCAGTATTCCAACCATTCATTGACCTGGACTTAAAG GGTGTAGTCTTCCCTGCTGGAAACTATACTGACTCTCCCTACACGGCAGCTTCCATCACAATCCCAGACCAAAGTGACTCCATGCTGTACCTTGCCTTCTCTGAGTATTTCTTTCAGACCTCCTCATTTGCTTACTACACCGCGGGGGCCTTCAACGTGACCATTGCAGAGGAG acttGCAGCTATTTTAATATAAACACAGAGATATTTGGCAGTATCATCCCTGAG GTAGCTAAATATTCAGTTACACCCTACCCAGTGATGTTGAAGCTAATGCCTACTGAAATCCCTATCATCAGCTTACAGCAGGATTCCTTCATGGTACAGATTCAGGGCTCCATGGAGGTGTTGGCCATTCTGCCAGACTCAACCATCCAGTCTCTGTTCACACTGAACATA GTGGCCAACACCAGCATTTCTCTGAACATATTTGATCAGAAATTGATGGGCTCACTATGTTTGAACAG GATCCAGTTCTCCCTAGCTCACTCCAATGTTGGCTCTTTTGAG GTCTTGCTTCTGGAGAACATCCTATCTTACATTTTACAGGCTGAAGTAATTCCATCAGCTAATG CTAAACTGTCAAAAGGATTCCCTCTTCCCAGTCTGGCCAATGTTACCTTGACAAG